AAGTTATTCCAAAATATGCAGAAAATGCAAAACCAGATTTAGACGGAAGAATGATTCTTCGTGATAATTTTGATGCCTTATTTGCAAAATATCCTGAAACTTTAATTTTCGGTGAAGATGTTGGAAACATTGGAGACGTAAATCAAGGTTTGGAAGGAATGCAGGAAAAATATGGAGAGCTTCGTGTTGCCGATGTTGGAATTCGTGAAGCGACCATTATCGGTCAGGGAATCGGAATGGCATTGAGAGGTTTACGTCCTATTGCAGAAATTCAATACTTAGATTATTTATTGTATGCTATTCAGATCATGAGTGATGATTTAGCAACATTACAATATAGAACTGTTGGAAAACAAAAAGCACCTTTAATCATTAGAACCCGCGGACATCGTTTGGAAGGTATCTGGCACTCTGGTTCTCCAATGGGAATGATTATCAATGCTATTCGTGGTATTCATGTTTTAGTTCCAAGGGATATGACACAAGCTGCTGGTTTTTATAACACATTGTTAGAATGTGACGAGCCTGCTTTGGTTATTGAATGCCTTAACGGATACCGATTAAAAGAAAAAACTCCTTTAAATTTTGGTGAATTTAAAACGCCTATAGGAGTTGTGGAGACTTTAAGAGAAGGTTCTGATATTACTCTAGTTTCTTATGGATCAACTTTAAGACTGGTTCAACAAGTTGCTGGCGAATTGGCAGAAAAAGACATCAATTGTGAAGTGATTGATATTCAGTCTTTACTTCCATTTGACATCAATAAAGATATTGTAAAAAGTGTCGCTAAAACAAATCGTCTTTTAGTAATTGACGAAGACGTTCCTGGCGGAGCATCAGCTTTCATTTTACAACAGATTTTAGAAGAACAAGACGCTTATAAATATTTAGACAGCAAACCACAAACACTTGCTGCAAAAGCGCACAGACCAGCATACGGAACTGATGGCGATTATTTCTCAAAACCTTCTGCCGAAGATATTTTCGAGAAAGTTTACGATATGATGCATGAAGTTAATCCTTCTAAATACCCGGCTTTATACCAGTAATTTAGAATGTTTTAGATATAAAAAAAGCTCCAAAATTTTGGAGCTTTTTTTATATCTATTCTTTGTCAACTTTGTCAAATTTTAAAACTTTGACAAAGTTCTTTACGCAATCTTTGTGGAGCTACTTGCGAAGATTTCTCCCTTTGGTCGAAATGACAAAAATGAGATTAATCCATTGCAATAAAACAAAAATTCGCGTCAATCCGCGCTTTCGCGAAAGCGAATCCGTTTCATCCGCGTTCCATACTACGAATTAAATATCTTTCAATATAGCTCTGGCTCTTTCTAAATCTTCAGCCGTATCGATTCCAATTCCAACATGAGTTGTTTCTACCATTTTAATTTTTTTTCCGAACTCTAAATAACGTAATTGCTCTAGTTTCTCAGAAGCTTCTAAAGATTTCATAGGAAGACTATAAAAGTCTAATAAAGCTTGTTTTCTAAAAGCATAAATTCCGATATGCTGAAAATATCGCACACCAACATTTTGCTCTCTTGGATACGGAATTACAGAACGGGAAAAGTACAAAGCAAACTGTGACTGATCTACCACCACTTTTACATTATTCGGGTTATTGATTTCGTCTTCATTTTTAATTTCACGCATCAGCGAAGCCAAATCAACTTTTTTATCTGGATCATTTTTAAAAACTGATAAAACTTGTGCTAAAGGTTCAGCTTCTGTAAAAGGCTCGTCTCCCTGAACATTTACTACAATATCCACATCAAGATCTGCAATAGCTTCCGCAATTCGGTCGCTTCCGGATTCGTGTTCCTTGATGCTCATTATCGCTTTTCCGCCGTTCGAAACAATTTCTTCAAAAATTAGATCAGAGTCGGTTACTACAAAAACATCTTCAAATAGTTTTGTTGAAACTGCCGCTTCGTACGTTCTTAAAATTATTGTTTTGCCTCCCAAATCCTGCATCAACTTTGCAGGAAAACGTGTGGAAGCATATCGTGCAGGAATTACCGCTATTATTTTCATTTTATTCTTTTTTTATTCTCAAAAATCAAATATAAGTCGTTACGCTATTATTGCGAAACATTTTTTTTGCCACAAATTTCACGAATTAACACAAATTATTTTTTAGCAAGTCTTAATTCAGTTAACAATTGATTATAACTTTTTAAATTTTTAGAATTATAATCATAAACTTTAATTATCAGAGTAGAATCACCATTTATTATTGAAAACGAATCCCCCGCATTTCCAGGAAATCTTTCCGTAGCTTTAGATTGAATCATTCTTTTCATGTACTCAATTATCGCTTTTTTGTT
This portion of the Flavobacterium panacagri genome encodes:
- the kdsB gene encoding 3-deoxy-manno-octulosonate cytidylyltransferase, with translation MKIIAVIPARYASTRFPAKLMQDLGGKTIILRTYEAAVSTKLFEDVFVVTDSDLIFEEIVSNGGKAIMSIKEHESGSDRIAEAIADLDVDIVVNVQGDEPFTEAEPLAQVLSVFKNDPDKKVDLASLMREIKNEDEINNPNNVKVVVDQSQFALYFSRSVIPYPREQNVGVRYFQHIGIYAFRKQALLDFYSLPMKSLEASEKLEQLRYLEFGKKIKMVETTHVGIGIDTAEDLERARAILKDI